A stretch of the Parabacteroides timonensis genome encodes the following:
- a CDS encoding GH92 family glycosyl hydrolase, producing MRKRILSFSCLCILAITSCSTPERQLVWNIGVADSSAVDLALGPDRYKEFLANDFGFEDRYYLVGKSDAKESFPYVLPGPADQWGGTWATSGLRTHDTNILFELDKLPVEGEWNLIIDLADNSPHIPPLLKVMINNCQEEKIQLAPGGSDASITGDMSQAKPVHLIIPVKRESLRKGGNCITLSVLEGSWLVFDHVGLEGPGSVRAIAPEKVFVRSVEAANYEIEVEGKKVQPLLVDVEHLEGQPLLSVRLDGKEILSTRLDTARYCLEAPMPSVTEGVTSTFEVRADGKVIQKGEVQRQHQPLQSLAEYVDTRIGTAHSRWMIAPGPWMPFGMVKLSPDNQNAGWQAGYQPTFESVGCFSHIHEWTMGGLGMMPTNGPLQTVIGDESDPDSGYRSRINKLSEEAPLGYYKVDLTDYGIRAELTATTHCGFQRYTFPSDKDSARVLVDLHIPAEYDYQLKDIEIKKVSDTRIEGFSHQLSKNVWSSDADQEYTIHFVIEFDQPILSMGGWINEKQQLTDRLTARDIKDAGVWLQFDAGKSPVVQARSGLSLVSIANAADNLEKEISTPFGWKFDAVRTNQQNVWNDVFNRLQITTNNRLEKVRFYTNMYRALCSRNIWSDVNGEWVSADEKVRRFTDPDDVALGCDAFWNTFWNLNQFWNLVTPEWSNRWVKSQLGMYDANGWLAKGPAGMEYIPVMVAEHEIPLIVSAWQMGIRGFDGEKAFEAVKKMQTTPSQKVCGGYAGNRDLVPYLKHRYVPTDQGRFSNTLEYSYDDWTVAQFAKALNKEDDYNYFTERGSWWRNAINPETGYAQMRSSDGSWAKDFDPFHSGANHHYVEGNAWQLTYFVPQDVPALAEVIGKDRFVERLQWGFDASEPWRYNAPNDQYWDYPVVQGNQQSMHFAFLFNWVGKPWLTQRWSRSIVERYYGTGMANAYLGDEDQGQMSAWLIMASLGLFQTDGGCSTEPVYEIASPLYEKVVIDLGERFGRGKTFTIEARGASRNNKYVQSAVLNGKPLQSFRFPASELLKGGSLVLEMSSEPNYSWGVKADE from the coding sequence ATGAGAAAAAGAATACTATCGTTTAGTTGTCTTTGCATTTTGGCAATTACTTCATGTTCAACGCCTGAACGACAACTGGTGTGGAATATAGGTGTGGCTGACAGTTCGGCTGTTGATCTGGCTTTGGGGCCTGACCGCTATAAAGAATTTCTTGCCAATGACTTTGGCTTTGAAGACCGGTATTATCTGGTTGGAAAAAGTGATGCCAAAGAGTCATTCCCTTATGTATTGCCGGGACCTGCCGACCAATGGGGAGGTACCTGGGCTACTTCCGGTCTGCGGACGCATGATACTAATATTCTCTTTGAGTTGGATAAACTTCCGGTGGAAGGAGAGTGGAATCTGATAATAGATCTGGCCGACAACTCGCCGCATATTCCTCCTCTATTAAAAGTAATGATCAACAATTGTCAGGAAGAGAAGATACAACTGGCTCCGGGTGGGAGCGATGCCTCTATTACCGGTGACATGAGCCAGGCCAAACCTGTCCACTTGATTATTCCTGTAAAAAGAGAATCTTTGCGGAAAGGAGGAAACTGTATTACGCTATCCGTCTTGGAAGGATCATGGCTTGTATTCGATCATGTAGGATTGGAAGGTCCGGGAAGTGTCCGGGCGATCGCTCCGGAGAAAGTCTTTGTCCGTTCCGTAGAGGCTGCAAATTATGAAATAGAAGTAGAAGGAAAAAAAGTGCAACCGCTGCTTGTCGATGTGGAACATCTTGAAGGGCAGCCGCTTCTTTCTGTCAGGCTTGATGGAAAAGAGATCCTGTCTACCCGTCTGGATACAGCCCGTTATTGCCTTGAAGCTCCAATGCCTTCCGTTACGGAGGGTGTGACAAGCACTTTTGAGGTTCGTGCAGATGGTAAAGTGATTCAAAAAGGAGAGGTGCAGCGTCAGCATCAACCGCTTCAGTCTCTGGCGGAATATGTCGATACAAGGATTGGAACGGCTCATTCCCGCTGGATGATAGCCCCTGGACCTTGGATGCCTTTCGGAATGGTAAAGCTGAGTCCCGATAATCAGAATGCAGGATGGCAGGCCGGTTATCAGCCGACCTTTGAAAGCGTAGGCTGCTTCAGTCATATCCATGAATGGACAATGGGTGGTTTGGGGATGATGCCGACAAACGGTCCTTTGCAGACTGTTATCGGTGACGAGTCTGATCCGGATTCCGGCTATCGCTCGCGGATCAATAAATTAAGTGAAGAGGCACCGTTGGGATATTATAAAGTCGATCTTACAGATTATGGTATCCGTGCGGAACTGACCGCAACCACTCATTGTGGTTTCCAACGCTATACTTTCCCGTCGGATAAAGACAGTGCCCGTGTCCTGGTCGATTTGCATATACCAGCAGAATATGATTATCAATTGAAAGATATCGAGATTAAGAAAGTGAGCGATACGCGTATCGAAGGATTTAGCCATCAGTTATCTAAAAATGTATGGAGTTCTGATGCAGACCAGGAATATACGATCCATTTCGTAATCGAATTTGACCAACCGATCTTGTCTATGGGAGGTTGGATAAATGAAAAGCAACAGCTGACAGATCGTCTGACGGCCCGTGATATAAAAGATGCCGGAGTTTGGCTACAGTTTGATGCCGGGAAGTCGCCGGTTGTACAGGCACGTTCCGGCTTGTCTCTGGTAAGCATAGCTAATGCGGCAGATAATTTGGAAAAGGAGATCAGTACTCCTTTCGGCTGGAAGTTCGATGCGGTACGTACTAATCAGCAGAATGTATGGAACGATGTGTTTAACCGGCTACAGATCACGACGAATAACCGGTTGGAGAAAGTTCGTTTTTATACGAATATGTATAGGGCGTTGTGTAGCCGTAATATATGGAGTGATGTAAACGGGGAATGGGTATCCGCCGATGAAAAGGTACGTCGTTTTACGGATCCGGATGATGTGGCTTTGGGGTGTGATGCTTTCTGGAATACGTTTTGGAATCTGAATCAGTTCTGGAACCTGGTAACTCCGGAGTGGAGTAACCGCTGGGTAAAGTCTCAGTTAGGAATGTATGATGCAAACGGATGGTTGGCAAAAGGTCCTGCCGGTATGGAGTATATTCCCGTTATGGTGGCGGAGCATGAAATACCACTGATTGTCAGTGCCTGGCAAATGGGTATCCGTGGTTTTGACGGAGAGAAAGCTTTTGAAGCGGTGAAGAAGATGCAGACAACACCCAGCCAGAAGGTTTGTGGAGGTTATGCCGGAAACCGTGATCTGGTTCCTTATCTGAAACATCGATATGTGCCGACCGACCAGGGACGTTTCTCTAATACACTTGAATATTCATATGATGACTGGACTGTCGCTCAGTTTGCAAAAGCATTGAATAAGGAAGATGACTATAACTATTTTACAGAACGGGGTTCATGGTGGCGAAATGCCATTAATCCGGAAACGGGATATGCCCAGATGCGTAGTAGCGATGGTAGTTGGGCGAAAGATTTCGATCCGTTCCATTCGGGAGCTAACCATCATTATGTAGAAGGGAATGCATGGCAGCTGACTTATTTTGTTCCTCAGGATGTCCCCGCACTAGCGGAAGTCATAGGGAAAGATCGCTTTGTGGAACGTCTGCAATGGGGATTTGATGCCAGTGAGCCCTGGCGGTATAATGCGCCGAACGACCAGTATTGGGATTATCCAGTGGTTCAGGGTAATCAGCAATCCATGCATTTTGCATTCCTGTTCAATTGGGTCGGTAAACCGTGGCTTACCCAGCGTTGGAGTCGTTCTATCGTAGAACGTTATTATGGAACGGGTATGGCTAATGCCTATCTGGGGGATGAGGATCAGGGGCAGATGAGTGCCTGGCTGATTATGGCCTCTTTGGGACTTTTCCAAACGGACGGAGGTTGTAGTACAGAGCCTGTGTACGAAATAGCAAGCCCTTTGTACGAAAAGGTTGTGATTGATTTGGGAGAACGTTTTGGCAGAGGTAAGACCTTTACGATCGAGGCTCGTGGCGCGTCCCGAAACAATAAATATGTACAAAGTGCCGTATTGAATGGCAAGCCCTTACAGTCTTTCCGCTTCCCGGCATCTGAACTATTAAAAGGCGGTTCTCTGGTTCTCGAAATGTCCTCGGAGCCTAATTATTCGTGGGGAGTGAAAGCTGATGAGTAA
- a CDS encoding SusC/RagA family TonB-linked outer membrane protein: MAGKVKDVNGEPLLGVNVMVKGTSVGTVTDMDGSYSLTNVTSKDVLIFSFLGMLSQEVTVGNRSQIDVVMTEDVIGLEDVVVTGYTSMKRKDITGSVASISAEKISRIPANDITTSLVGVPGIRMDGSSIRIRGTRSRNASNDPLIVLDGIPYNETLSSINPGDIESIDVLKDASSTAIYGAKGANGVILVTTKQAKKGKTLVSYDGFAGIGVNNWGSFDVMDADEYTAFKREAYRAAGTWNSEADDAKAFAGAEISNLGTMNTDWAGEYFRRKRFWTNHVVTIASGNDKTQYKVSFNYRNDDSRYENNHYDNFYLTTDLSHQVLPFLKVGVSNRAYYTIKNDKPDVFQTVIHMSPLAPVRNGDGSYNTYPFGDPFVKNPYLNESDEVYKDKTEEWKIFLRLFAEVNLAKNLTYNTNFAYSPSFSSRGYYYDNRSVSYQDDRNVAGMHNNRQADWVWNNVLNYKLSFKKHTFNLSGVFEMQNRQLVNTGMSGKEQESPAYLWYNMGRLVDSKTLSSSFTRSQMVSYIGRVQYDYNDRYIFTASFREDGASQLSQGHKWATFPSGAIAWRASEEEFIKSLGWITNLKLRASYGLTGNYAIAAYATTGNLYGTYANFKTESGEIHYPGLEPDTRPTPNLEWEKNKMLDIGLDFGFLDGLIYGSVDWYDSKSYDLLYLKTLPYTTGFNRAWDNVGDTRNRGIEASLSGTIIKKKDLDLGVTLSYYRNKEELVRLQDPKMKEDINNGLFVGYPVSGVIYDYKQVGIWQTDEADLASLYGQKPGEVKVADLDGNGKIDGNDRTIIGTNRPDWVGGLQISGRWKDLDFSVDCYGEFGAMGSDDYSTNFWASEMGRWNTVKIDYWTPENPSNRHPRPVAGQSIKYLSSTGYHKNNYVNLRNVTIGYTLPQTLTNKVVKKVRLYVTANDPVRFSKFQNSGGISWWETFYIFGVNLQF, encoded by the coding sequence ATTGCCGGTAAAGTAAAAGATGTTAACGGGGAGCCTCTGTTAGGAGTCAACGTTATGGTAAAAGGAACCTCTGTTGGTACGGTGACGGATATGGATGGTTCTTATTCTCTTACAAATGTTACCTCTAAAGATGTACTAATTTTTTCATTCTTGGGAATGTTATCTCAGGAGGTGACAGTCGGAAATCGTTCTCAGATAGATGTTGTAATGACAGAGGATGTTATCGGGCTTGAAGATGTGGTCGTAACGGGCTATACATCGATGAAGCGTAAAGATATAACAGGTTCTGTCGCTTCCATAAGCGCTGAAAAGATCAGCAGAATCCCTGCTAATGATATTACTACCAGCCTGGTCGGAGTTCCGGGTATAAGAATGGATGGTAGTTCTATACGTATTCGCGGAACACGCTCTAGAAATGCCAGTAACGATCCTCTTATCGTATTAGATGGAATTCCTTATAATGAAACATTATCTTCCATCAATCCGGGTGATATTGAATCGATAGATGTGTTGAAAGATGCGTCATCCACCGCCATATATGGGGCCAAAGGAGCGAATGGAGTTATATTGGTCACTACCAAACAGGCAAAAAAGGGAAAAACGTTGGTCTCTTATGATGGTTTTGCCGGGATCGGAGTCAATAACTGGGGCTCTTTTGACGTAATGGATGCCGATGAATACACCGCTTTTAAACGTGAAGCTTACCGGGCGGCAGGGACATGGAACAGTGAGGCGGATGATGCCAAAGCCTTTGCCGGAGCAGAGATCTCAAATCTGGGCACTATGAATACTGATTGGGCCGGTGAATATTTTAGACGTAAGCGTTTTTGGACAAATCATGTAGTTACGATTGCTTCCGGGAACGATAAAACACAGTATAAAGTCTCTTTTAACTACCGGAATGACGATAGTCGCTATGAAAACAATCACTATGATAATTTTTATTTGACTACCGATCTTTCGCATCAAGTACTTCCTTTTCTGAAAGTCGGAGTTTCAAATCGTGCTTATTATACAATAAAAAATGACAAACCGGATGTTTTTCAGACAGTGATACACATGTCTCCTCTGGCTCCGGTAAGGAATGGGGACGGTTCTTATAATACGTATCCGTTTGGTGATCCTTTTGTGAAAAACCCTTATCTGAATGAGAGTGATGAGGTTTATAAAGACAAGACGGAAGAATGGAAGATATTTCTTCGCCTTTTTGCAGAAGTTAACCTGGCAAAGAATCTGACTTATAATACAAACTTTGCTTATAGTCCTTCTTTTTCATCCAGAGGATATTACTATGACAACAGAAGTGTGTCTTATCAGGATGACCGTAATGTAGCAGGTATGCATAATAACCGTCAGGCGGACTGGGTGTGGAATAATGTATTGAATTATAAGCTGAGCTTCAAGAAACATACCTTTAACCTGTCGGGTGTATTTGAAATGCAGAACCGTCAGCTGGTAAATACCGGTATGTCGGGCAAAGAACAGGAATCACCGGCTTATCTGTGGTATAATATGGGAAGACTGGTAGATTCTAAAACTCTTTCTTCCAGCTTTACCCGTTCACAAATGGTTTCTTACATCGGACGTGTACAATACGATTATAATGACCGGTATATCTTTACTGCTTCTTTCAGAGAGGATGGGGCTTCCCAGCTTTCTCAGGGGCATAAATGGGCAACATTTCCCTCAGGAGCGATTGCCTGGCGTGCTTCAGAAGAAGAATTCATAAAATCGTTAGGTTGGATTACCAACCTGAAGCTAAGAGCAAGTTATGGTTTGACAGGTAATTATGCTATTGCCGCATATGCAACTACCGGTAATTTGTATGGAACTTATGCAAACTTTAAAACAGAGTCTGGAGAAATTCATTATCCGGGTTTGGAGCCGGATACCCGACCGACACCGAACCTGGAATGGGAAAAGAATAAAATGCTCGATATCGGGTTGGACTTCGGATTCCTCGACGGTCTTATTTACGGTTCTGTCGACTGGTACGATTCCAAAAGTTACGATTTGCTTTATTTGAAAACACTTCCGTATACTACCGGGTTTAATCGCGCCTGGGATAATGTGGGAGATACGCGTAACAGAGGTATAGAAGCTTCTCTGTCCGGAACAATAATAAAGAAAAAAGATCTGGATCTGGGTGTGACTCTTTCTTACTATAGGAATAAAGAAGAGTTGGTGCGTTTGCAGGATCCAAAAATGAAAGAAGATATTAATAACGGACTGTTCGTTGGCTATCCTGTTAGCGGTGTGATCTATGATTATAAACAAGTCGGTATCTGGCAAACAGACGAGGCAGACCTGGCCTCTCTCTACGGACAGAAGCCTGGCGAAGTGAAAGTGGCTGACCTGGATGGTAATGGAAAGATAGATGGTAACGATCGTACGATCATTGGAACCAACAGACCTGACTGGGTAGGTGGCCTGCAGATCAGCGGACGCTGGAAAGACCTGGATTTCTCCGTTGATTGTTATGGTGAGTTCGGTGCTATGGGTAGCGATGATTACAGTACGAATTTCTGGGCTTCTGAAATGGGACGCTGGAATACTGTAAAGATTGACTACTGGACACCGGAGAACCCTTCAAACCGTCATCCTCGTCCTGTGGCCGGTCAAAGTATTAAGTATTTGAGTTCCACGGGATATCATAAGAATAATTACGTGAATCTCAGGAATGTAACTATAGGTTATACGTTACCTCAGACACTGACGAATAAAGTAGTTAAAAAAGTTCGTCTTTATGTAACCGCAAACGATCCTGTCCGGTTTAGTAAGTTTCAGAATTCAGGCGGTATTTCATGGTGGGAAACATTTTACATCTTCGGTGTGAATCTTCAGTTCTAA
- a CDS encoding RagB/SusD family nutrient uptake outer membrane protein, with product MKKIIITGMIALGISVSGCSDFLKEESYGSTTAIFGEENGIKALVYQSYTKVNNLYGGGGEWPAFTEHGADLFLRGGNFTDMGVCDYYGLDASNGNVSWLWNHCYKALANINTFFETIDDTPFAKEEEKDQYKAEMKVMRSLFLWIITEMWGDTYLPRTTDEVEGMEARRSTRADFYKEIIGGLEEAITMLPDKRTSEFGRIDMPSAKAFLARMYLYNEQFDEAMDMASQVIDGSYGLELSTSLKDLWNDSKRNKEFIWTTEFVEDESFKQSSYYWQHFAMFIDRFAGVKTECGWTGYGGCGAVPSLYYISLFNHDADLRWSDLHQWVWYYNDPSDDTSGFPNMQELYADTALYLSIDPISTEEKARMASCYTAFDVNDLYDSKGVPTDRKTFIGMTKFDDNTRPGDMSTNSDRNYPVLRLAEMYLIRAEAKIRSTNKQDLKGAVQDIMTIRQRAIKSGYEKEMTVTEKDMTPEFILDERGRELAGEFQRRLDLKRLGKLVEHVKLYNPDAAANIKEYHKVCPIPQTQFDGMPDWTTLGQNEGY from the coding sequence ATGAAAAAGATAATTATAACGGGCATGATAGCTCTTGGTATATCCGTATCGGGGTGCTCGGATTTTTTGAAAGAGGAATCGTATGGTTCGACGACTGCCATTTTTGGAGAAGAAAATGGTATTAAAGCACTCGTATACCAGTCGTATACAAAAGTAAATAACCTTTATGGAGGTGGGGGAGAATGGCCCGCTTTTACGGAACATGGAGCCGATTTATTCCTGAGAGGTGGTAATTTTACAGACATGGGAGTATGCGATTATTATGGATTGGATGCCTCTAACGGAAATGTAAGTTGGCTGTGGAACCACTGCTACAAGGCTTTGGCAAATATCAATACGTTTTTTGAAACCATCGATGATACGCCTTTTGCCAAAGAAGAAGAAAAAGATCAATACAAGGCGGAGATGAAAGTGATGCGTTCTCTCTTTCTTTGGATCATTACCGAAATGTGGGGAGATACCTATTTGCCTCGTACAACGGATGAGGTTGAAGGTATGGAGGCCCGTCGCTCTACTCGTGCTGATTTTTACAAAGAGATTATCGGAGGGTTGGAAGAAGCTATAACTATGTTGCCGGATAAAAGAACTTCGGAGTTTGGTCGTATAGATATGCCTTCGGCAAAAGCTTTTCTAGCCAGAATGTACTTATATAATGAACAGTTTGACGAAGCGATGGATATGGCTTCTCAGGTTATTGACGGTTCTTATGGCTTGGAACTTTCCACTTCACTGAAAGATTTGTGGAACGACAGTAAGCGGAATAAAGAATTTATCTGGACTACGGAGTTTGTAGAAGATGAGTCTTTTAAACAGAGTAGTTACTATTGGCAACATTTTGCAATGTTTATAGACCGTTTTGCCGGTGTAAAAACAGAATGTGGATGGACCGGCTATGGTGGTTGCGGTGCAGTTCCTTCCTTATATTATATATCTTTGTTTAATCACGATGCTGATTTGCGTTGGTCTGATTTGCATCAGTGGGTATGGTATTATAATGATCCGTCTGATGATACATCGGGTTTCCCGAATATGCAGGAGTTATATGCGGATACGGCTTTATATCTGAGTATCGATCCTATCTCTACTGAAGAAAAAGCTAGAATGGCTTCTTGTTATACCGCGTTTGACGTAAATGATCTGTATGATTCAAAAGGTGTACCGACTGATCGAAAGACATTTATAGGAATGACAAAATTTGATGACAATACCCGTCCGGGTGATATGTCTACCAATTCCGATCGGAACTATCCGGTATTACGTCTTGCTGAAATGTATCTGATCCGGGCTGAAGCAAAAATCAGAAGTACCAATAAGCAGGATTTGAAAGGAGCCGTTCAAGATATAATGACTATTCGGCAACGTGCTATAAAAAGCGGATATGAGAAAGAGATGACAGTTACGGAAAAAGATATGACTCCTGAATTTATTTTGGATGAACGCGGACGTGAATTGGCCGGGGAATTTCAGCGCAGACTTGATCTTAAACGTCTGGGCAAACTGGTCGAGCATGTTAAGCTTTATAATCCGGATGCTGCGGCTAACATAAAAGAATACCATAAAGTATGTCCGATACCGCAAACGCAGTTTGATGGTATGCCGGATTGGACTACCCTTGGTCAGAATGAAGGTTATTAA
- a CDS encoding LamG domain-containing protein codes for MRTNFITIIMLASLMWICQSCTDDDNSSARNNLVECIQKAETSIAESVEANEEGCIAPGSKSILQTRIDWAYFILQNSPSDEAYTNALAILNDAIDAFYANVVKSGTPLFGIGSKMKLGTVGEWGFEESFTIECRVKYNEFAGGDQNVISCENGNSGWMLRSSGNVVQFYINDGGWAGCQTPALELNRWYHIAASYEKGKGLVLYLDGQKVGSSSCGTLVVNLVADLQAGTAPSYSNRYMRGYIQDLSLWKDVRTAEEVVTDVNCNFSGTEEGLNAYWPLSLNLGTEITDETGTRVASLVDVVWESNE; via the coding sequence ATGAGAACAAACTTTATAACAATAATAATGTTGGCAAGCCTTATGTGGATTTGCCAGTCATGCACAGACGATGACAATTCTTCCGCCAGGAATAATTTAGTAGAATGTATCCAGAAAGCGGAAACTTCGATTGCCGAATCTGTGGAAGCAAATGAAGAGGGTTGTATCGCTCCTGGTTCGAAATCTATTTTGCAGACACGGATAGACTGGGCGTATTTTATTCTTCAGAACTCTCCGTCGGATGAAGCATATACGAATGCGTTAGCCATATTGAATGATGCAATTGATGCTTTTTATGCTAATGTCGTTAAATCCGGAACTCCACTTTTTGGCATAGGATCCAAAATGAAGCTGGGAACTGTGGGTGAGTGGGGATTTGAAGAATCTTTTACCATAGAATGCCGGGTGAAATATAATGAGTTTGCGGGAGGCGATCAGAATGTGATTTCCTGTGAAAACGGAAATTCCGGATGGATGCTTAGAAGTAGTGGAAATGTCGTACAGTTCTATATCAATGACGGAGGTTGGGCAGGTTGCCAGACGCCGGCATTGGAATTGAATCGTTGGTATCATATTGCAGCAAGCTATGAAAAAGGTAAAGGGCTTGTATTATATCTGGACGGACAGAAAGTTGGAAGTTCTTCCTGCGGAACATTGGTTGTTAATTTAGTAGCCGATTTACAGGCCGGCACGGCACCTTCTTATTCCAATCGTTATATGAGAGGATATATCCAGGATCTGAGTCTGTGGAAAGATGTAAGAACTGCGGAAGAAGTGGTAACAGATGTAAACTGTAATTTCTCCGGGACGGAAGAAGGGCTGAATGCCTACTGGCCATTGTCTCTTAATCTGGGTACGGAGATTACGGATGAAACGGGCACACGTGTAGCCAGTCTGGTCGATGTTGTTTGGGAGAGTAATGAATAA
- a CDS encoding RNA polymerase sigma factor encodes MQQYTEDEIVEQLRDPARQRDAFACVVSLYGEKLYWQIRKMVLSHDDANDLLQNTFLKAWTNIDYFRGEAKLSTWLYKIAINECITFLNRQRNMNNVSIDDTDVFLLERLKGDEYFDGDEAQLKLQNAILTLPEKQRLVFTMKYFDEMKYEDMSEMLGTSVGALKASYHHAVKKVEEFLTKDI; translated from the coding sequence ATGCAGCAATATACGGAAGATGAAATAGTAGAACAACTGCGGGATCCGGCCCGGCAAAGGGATGCTTTTGCCTGTGTCGTGAGCCTTTACGGGGAAAAGTTGTATTGGCAGATACGAAAGATGGTATTGAGCCATGACGATGCAAACGATCTTTTGCAGAATACTTTTCTGAAAGCCTGGACGAATATCGACTATTTCCGGGGTGAAGCGAAGTTATCTACCTGGCTGTATAAAATTGCCATCAACGAGTGTATCACTTTTTTGAACCGGCAGCGGAATATGAATAACGTGTCGATCGATGACACTGATGTTTTCCTGCTTGAACGTCTGAAAGGGGATGAGTATTTTGACGGTGATGAAGCACAGTTGAAATTACAGAATGCTATCCTGACTTTGCCCGAGAAGCAACGTTTAGTGTTTACCATGAAATATTTTGACGAGATGAAATATGAGGATATGTCGGAGATGTTAGGAACTTCCGTAGGAGCCTTGAAAGCCTCTTATCATCATGCCGTAAAAAAAGTAGAGGAGTTTTTAACAAAAGACATTTAA